Proteins from one Catenulispora sp. GP43 genomic window:
- a CDS encoding DUF445 domain-containing protein, translating to MTIVTKARPRDPLTPSELTRRRGMRRMKSVATGFLLAAAVVYLTMKILQNHGVTGWTGYVQAAAEAGMVGGLADWFAVTALFKHPLGLPIPHTAIIPKRKDQFGEGLGEFVGENFLSEEVIRGRLSALGISRRTGQWLSQPENAARVTKELATAVRGVLTVLRDEDIQKILGEAVTTRLAKADVATPLGGLLQRLTESGSHQLVDILAARAHDWLEEHPEAIENAVSNEAPLWSPRFLDDAVARRLQRELVKLAGSVRDDQHHPVRGALDRFLADYAEELKSDPETRGRVDKLKADLLQHPELQGLVASGWTALRSAVIDAAEDPGSDLQTRARQGLQSLGHRLETDTAMQEKADGWVREVAVHLVTTYRQEITSLITDTVAAWDGPATSRKIELQVGRDLQFIRINGTVVGALAGLLIYTITQLTL from the coding sequence ATAACGATCGTGACGAAAGCCCGGCCCCGTGACCCGCTGACCCCCAGTGAGCTGACCAGGCGGCGCGGGATGCGCCGCATGAAGTCGGTGGCGACCGGGTTCCTGTTGGCGGCCGCGGTGGTCTACCTCACGATGAAGATCCTCCAGAACCACGGCGTCACCGGCTGGACCGGCTACGTCCAGGCCGCCGCCGAGGCCGGCATGGTCGGCGGCCTGGCCGACTGGTTCGCCGTCACCGCGCTGTTCAAGCACCCGCTGGGCCTGCCGATCCCGCACACCGCGATCATCCCCAAGCGCAAGGACCAGTTCGGCGAGGGCCTCGGGGAGTTCGTCGGCGAGAACTTCCTGTCCGAGGAGGTCATCCGCGGCCGGCTGTCCGCCCTGGGCATCTCCCGCCGCACCGGCCAGTGGCTCTCCCAGCCGGAGAACGCCGCGCGCGTCACCAAGGAGCTGGCCACCGCGGTCCGCGGTGTGCTGACCGTGCTGCGCGACGAGGACATCCAGAAGATCCTCGGCGAGGCCGTCACCACCCGGCTGGCCAAGGCCGACGTCGCCACCCCGCTCGGCGGCCTGCTCCAGCGTCTCACCGAGTCCGGCAGCCACCAGCTCGTCGACATCCTCGCCGCGCGTGCCCACGACTGGCTGGAGGAGCACCCCGAGGCCATCGAGAACGCGGTGTCGAACGAGGCCCCGCTGTGGTCCCCGCGCTTCCTGGACGACGCCGTCGCCCGCCGCCTCCAGCGCGAGCTGGTGAAGCTGGCCGGCAGCGTCCGCGACGACCAGCACCACCCCGTGCGCGGGGCGCTGGACCGCTTCCTGGCCGACTACGCCGAGGAGCTGAAGTCCGACCCTGAGACCCGCGGCCGCGTCGACAAGCTCAAGGCCGACCTGCTCCAGCACCCCGAGCTCCAGGGCCTGGTGGCCTCCGGCTGGACCGCACTGCGCTCGGCGGTGATAGACGCCGCCGAGGACCCGGGCAGCGACCTGCAGACGCGGGCCCGGCAGGGGCTGCAGAGCCTGGGCCACCGCCTGGAGACCGACACCGCGATGCAGGAGAAGGCCGACGGCTGGGTCCGCGAGGTCGCCGTGCACCTGGTGACCACCTACCGCCAGGAGATCACGTCCCTGATCACCGACACCGTCGCGGCCTGGGACGGCCCGGCCACCTCCCGCAAGATCGAGCTCCAGGTCGGCCGCGACCTGCAGTTCATCCGCATCAACGGGACCGTGGTCGGCGCGCTGGCCGGGCTGCTGATCTACACGATCACGCAGCTCACGCTCTGA
- a CDS encoding AAA family ATPase, translating into MRLLRIRLTDFRGVADRELTFAEHGVTVVQGPNESGKSSTIEAFGLLLDELDSSRKEAVRAVKPRHTDAAPEVEAEFRVGGHHLVYRKRWLRPLTELRILAPAPETLTGREAHERVLAILNQATDYDLFKALRVLQDKPFDVDRIAGSASLRAALDAAAGGESGSGDGSEDTLVQRVEKEFARYFTAKNHQPTGEYRAAQEAAATATAEAADLTRTLARVEADTERHSEVTARLTELRQRLVTDRAELDEFGKRAKDVETLRARRDDAAALVERASRDAELAAGAREARQALVRSVTDYEGELQALEKQLAAHADLRTEADSRREGASAMHRTADEAHRLALRRYQEADADYRWMRDAYELERVRADREALAEADREVELAAAETAATEIDDRAVEALDQADRGVRDARTAIEVAAATVRVERLGSAPVTVSALDARGLAAATASAGTAGTATAGTGTGIASAGTATAGTGTATAGTATAGTGIASASVAAATVPEARARIAAESVSPVPEARTATDRADPLVRRITDHLVIEAEGVLRVTLAPGASERELRGKLDTAESSLAALCLQTGVRDLASARVRLQRHVEARAALVAAESARKKLSKDPAALADEQARLEARIAEHLERRDAGVLPPADRGEAETVADHRRAESEETAANLERAGDALRLAEARANEIVADAQKLAGRAEHLAAEHEAARTRLAEARVAADDAAVEQRDADAAKALATAVQDRAAHDANYRDAQPEQVELLLRNARDVVARTEAEITDARADLQHLAGRLDAVGDDLADRYREAEARRDAAERDLDSVTARAEAADLLRRTILHRREEATRSYQGPFKEQVERFGRLVFGASFGVTVDADLRIAARTLAGRTDPYAELSTGAREAVAMCVRLACAALVGPEGGVPVIIDDALGAADPGRRRMLGALLNHAGSAGATPEGANRPEPAQIIVFTCDPERYRAVGSAQVRQLGHNNDRDESPAP; encoded by the coding sequence GTGAGGCTGCTGCGGATCCGCCTGACCGACTTCCGCGGCGTCGCCGACCGCGAGCTGACCTTCGCCGAGCACGGCGTGACCGTGGTCCAGGGCCCCAACGAGTCCGGCAAGAGCAGCACCATCGAGGCCTTCGGCCTGCTGCTGGACGAGCTGGACTCCTCCCGCAAGGAGGCGGTGCGCGCGGTCAAGCCCCGGCACACCGACGCCGCGCCGGAGGTCGAGGCCGAGTTCCGCGTCGGCGGCCACCACCTGGTCTACCGCAAGCGCTGGCTCCGTCCGCTGACCGAGCTGCGGATCCTGGCGCCGGCCCCGGAGACGCTGACCGGCCGCGAGGCCCACGAGCGCGTCCTGGCGATCCTGAACCAGGCCACGGACTACGACCTGTTCAAAGCCCTGCGGGTGCTGCAGGACAAGCCCTTCGACGTGGACCGCATCGCTGGGAGCGCGTCCCTGCGCGCCGCCCTGGACGCGGCGGCCGGCGGCGAATCCGGATCCGGCGACGGTTCCGAGGACACGCTGGTCCAGCGGGTTGAGAAGGAGTTCGCGCGCTACTTCACGGCGAAGAACCACCAGCCGACAGGGGAGTACCGGGCCGCGCAGGAAGCGGCCGCGACCGCCACGGCCGAGGCCGCGGACCTGACCCGGACCCTGGCGCGGGTCGAGGCCGACACCGAGCGGCACAGCGAGGTCACCGCGCGCCTGACGGAGCTGCGGCAGCGCCTGGTGACGGACCGCGCCGAACTCGACGAGTTCGGCAAGCGCGCCAAGGACGTGGAGACCCTGCGAGCCCGCCGCGACGACGCCGCAGCCCTGGTCGAACGGGCCTCGCGCGACGCGGAGCTCGCGGCCGGCGCGCGCGAGGCGCGCCAGGCGCTGGTACGGAGCGTGACCGACTACGAGGGCGAACTCCAGGCGCTGGAGAAGCAGCTCGCGGCGCACGCCGACCTCCGCACCGAGGCCGACTCCCGCCGCGAGGGCGCCTCGGCGATGCACCGCACCGCCGACGAGGCGCACCGCCTCGCCCTGCGCCGGTACCAGGAGGCGGACGCCGACTACCGCTGGATGCGCGACGCCTACGAACTGGAGCGGGTCCGCGCCGACCGCGAAGCCCTGGCCGAGGCCGACCGTGAGGTGGAACTCGCCGCCGCCGAGACCGCCGCCACCGAGATTGACGACCGCGCGGTCGAGGCCCTCGACCAGGCCGACCGCGGCGTGCGCGACGCGCGGACGGCGATCGAGGTCGCCGCCGCGACGGTGCGGGTGGAGCGGCTGGGGAGCGCGCCGGTGACGGTGTCGGCCCTGGATGCCCGCGGTCTGGCCGCCGCCACCGCATCCGCAGGCACTGCCGGCACCGCAACCGCCGGCACCGGCACCGGCATCGCATCCGCTGGCACTGCGACCGCCGGCACCGGCACCGCAACCGCCGGCACTGCGACCGCCGGCACCGGCATCGCATCCGCATCCGTCGCAGCAGCCACCGTGCCCGAGGCCCGCGCCCGCATCGCCGCCGAATCGGTCTCGCCGGTCCCCGAGGCCCGCACCGCGACCGACCGCGCCGACCCCCTCGTCCGCCGCATCACCGACCACCTCGTCATCGAGGCCGAAGGCGTCCTGCGCGTCACCCTCGCCCCCGGGGCCAGTGAGCGTGAGCTGCGCGGCAAGCTCGACACCGCCGAGTCCTCCCTCGCCGCGCTCTGCCTCCAGACCGGCGTCCGCGACCTGGCCTCCGCGCGAGTGCGCCTCCAGCGGCACGTCGAGGCGCGCGCCGCCCTTGTCGCCGCGGAGTCCGCGCGCAAGAAGCTGAGCAAGGACCCTGCCGCCCTCGCCGACGAGCAGGCGCGCCTGGAAGCGCGCATCGCCGAGCATCTGGAGCGCCGCGATGCCGGGGTGCTGCCGCCGGCCGACCGAGGCGAGGCCGAGACCGTCGCCGACCACCGGCGGGCCGAGTCCGAGGAGACCGCCGCCAATCTCGAGCGGGCGGGCGATGCCCTGCGCCTGGCCGAGGCGCGCGCGAACGAGATCGTCGCCGACGCGCAGAAGCTGGCCGGCCGGGCCGAGCACCTGGCCGCCGAGCACGAGGCCGCGCGCACCCGGCTGGCCGAGGCCCGGGTCGCCGCCGACGACGCGGCCGTCGAGCAGCGCGACGCCGATGCGGCCAAGGCTCTGGCGACCGCCGTCCAGGACCGCGCCGCCCACGACGCCAACTACCGCGACGCCCAGCCCGAGCAGGTCGAGCTCCTGCTGCGCAACGCCCGCGACGTCGTGGCGCGCACCGAGGCCGAGATCACCGATGCCCGCGCGGACCTGCAGCACCTGGCCGGGCGCCTGGACGCGGTCGGCGACGACCTCGCCGACCGGTACCGCGAGGCCGAGGCCCGGCGCGACGCCGCCGAGCGCGACCTGGACTCCGTCACCGCGCGCGCCGAGGCGGCGGACCTGCTGCGCAGGACCATCCTGCACCGCCGCGAGGAGGCCACACGCTCCTATCAGGGCCCGTTCAAGGAGCAGGTCGAGCGGTTCGGGCGCCTGGTGTTCGGGGCCTCGTTCGGCGTCACCGTGGACGCCGACCTGCGCATCGCCGCCCGCACCCTGGCCGGCCGCACCGACCCCTACGCCGAGCTCTCGACCGGCGCGCGCGAGGCCGTGGCGATGTGCGTCCGCCTGGCGTGCGCCGCGCTGGTCGGGCCCGAGGGCGGGGTGCCGGTGATCATCGACGACGCGCTCGGCGCCGCCGACCCCGGCCGCCGCCGCATGCTCGGCGCCCTGCTCAACCACGCCGGCAGCGCCGGCGCCACGCCCGAGGGGGCAAACCGTCCCGAACCGGCCCAAATCATCGTCTTCACCTGTGACCCCGAGCGCTACCGGGCCGTGGGCTCGGCGCAAGTCCGCCAGCTGGGCCACAATAACGATCGTGACGAAAGCCCGGCCCCGTGA
- a CDS encoding exonuclease SbcCD subunit D, which translates to MRFLHTADWQLGMGRRFLDPERQGQFDAARRDVLATLGRLAVSEGCEAIVVSGDVFETNTESARTIRQAMEKLKALPLKVFLLPGNHDPLNAASIWDSERFAQACPANVVVLRDEHPVEVRPGFEVVGAPWRSKRPTSDLLGDLLEALDPAPPGVVRVAVGHGAVDAVAPQSDPVSLIRVAGVRAALEAGKAHYVALGDRHSTTEVTPRVWYSGAPEPTDFDEVDAGNVLVVEIDEADPGPAPKVTRHRVGTWRFEPVSVELSGAADVEALRARLMDMPDKDRTVLNFALRGTLSVGEKEALDAVREEAADLFAGFRDSSSRTDLAIRPADDDFGALGLTGFAARALDDLRELAAGGDEAAARQASDALGLLVRLSGAGIGAGRAS; encoded by the coding sequence ATGCGATTCCTGCACACCGCCGACTGGCAGCTCGGCATGGGCCGGCGGTTCCTGGACCCCGAGCGCCAGGGCCAGTTCGACGCCGCGCGCCGTGACGTCCTGGCCACGCTGGGGCGCCTGGCGGTGTCCGAGGGCTGCGAAGCGATCGTGGTGAGCGGGGACGTGTTCGAGACGAACACCGAGTCGGCGCGGACGATCCGGCAGGCCATGGAGAAGCTGAAAGCCCTGCCGCTGAAGGTGTTCCTGCTCCCGGGCAACCACGATCCGCTGAATGCCGCGTCGATCTGGGACTCGGAGCGCTTCGCCCAGGCGTGCCCGGCCAACGTGGTGGTGCTGCGCGACGAGCACCCGGTCGAGGTCCGGCCCGGTTTCGAGGTGGTCGGCGCGCCGTGGCGGTCCAAGCGGCCGACCTCGGACCTGCTCGGCGACCTGCTCGAAGCCCTCGACCCGGCCCCGCCGGGCGTAGTGCGGGTCGCGGTCGGGCACGGCGCGGTGGACGCCGTCGCCCCGCAGTCGGACCCGGTGTCGCTGATCCGCGTCGCCGGCGTCCGCGCCGCGCTGGAGGCGGGCAAGGCGCACTACGTCGCGCTCGGGGACCGGCATTCGACCACTGAGGTGACGCCGCGGGTGTGGTACTCCGGGGCGCCGGAGCCGACGGACTTCGACGAGGTGGACGCCGGCAACGTGCTGGTCGTGGAGATCGACGAGGCCGATCCCGGGCCGGCGCCGAAGGTCACCCGGCACCGGGTCGGGACGTGGCGGTTCGAGCCGGTGTCGGTCGAGCTCAGCGGCGCGGCCGATGTCGAGGCGCTTCGAGCACGGCTGATGGACATGCCGGACAAAGACCGCACTGTACTGAATTTCGCACTGCGCGGGACACTGTCAGTCGGCGAGAAGGAAGCGCTCGACGCGGTGCGTGAGGAGGCGGCCGACCTGTTCGCCGGATTCCGCGATTCCTCGTCCCGCACCGATCTGGCGATCCGGCCCGCCGACGACGATTTCGGCGCGCTCGGGCTGACCGGCTTCGCCGCGCGGGCGCTGGACGACCTGCGGGAGCTGGCCGCCGGCGGCGATGAGGCGGCCGCGCGCCAGGCCTCGGACGCGCTGGGTCTGCTGGTGCGCCTGTCGGGCGCGGGCATCGGTGCCGGGAGGGCTTCGTGA
- a CDS encoding prephenate dehydrogenase: MRSALVVGTGLIGTSIALALTRRGIEVHLSDADEGAARTAASLGAGRTGRPPQPVDLCILAVPPARIGTMLAEAQREDWARVYTDVGSVKALVHGSAEEAGADLSRFIGGHPLAGRERSGPLAARADLFEGRPWVLTPGPTTSRDALNQALELVSLCGAVPVVMDTEEHDHAVALISHAPHLVAALMAARLENAREESVRISGTGIRDLTRIAGGAPELWEDILSANAPAIAEVLAAYAADLNEAVDALRALAGPDAEAAKRGASDLAELLRRGNAGHARIPGKHGAASASYTAVPVLISDRPGELARLFATAGSVGVNIEDVRIDHSQGREAGLVELLVDPAVADRLAADLAASGWRVQS; the protein is encoded by the coding sequence ATGCGTTCCGCCCTTGTCGTCGGTACCGGACTCATCGGCACGTCCATCGCCCTGGCGCTGACCCGCCGCGGTATCGAGGTGCACCTCAGCGACGCCGATGAGGGCGCCGCGCGCACCGCCGCCTCGCTGGGCGCCGGCCGCACCGGCCGCCCGCCGCAGCCGGTGGACCTGTGCATCCTGGCCGTGCCGCCGGCGCGGATAGGGACGATGCTGGCCGAGGCGCAGCGCGAGGACTGGGCCCGGGTCTACACCGACGTCGGCTCGGTCAAGGCGCTGGTGCACGGCTCCGCCGAGGAGGCCGGCGCCGACCTGAGCCGGTTCATCGGCGGCCATCCGCTGGCCGGCCGTGAGCGCTCCGGCCCGCTGGCGGCCCGCGCGGACCTGTTCGAGGGCCGTCCCTGGGTGCTCACGCCCGGCCCGACGACCTCCCGCGACGCCCTGAACCAGGCCCTGGAGCTGGTCTCGCTGTGCGGCGCGGTGCCGGTCGTGATGGACACCGAAGAGCACGACCACGCCGTGGCCCTGATCTCGCACGCCCCGCACCTGGTCGCCGCGCTGATGGCGGCGCGCCTGGAGAACGCCCGCGAGGAGTCGGTCCGCATCTCCGGCACCGGTATCCGGGACCTGACCCGCATCGCCGGCGGCGCCCCGGAGCTGTGGGAGGACATCCTCTCCGCCAACGCCCCGGCCATCGCCGAGGTCCTGGCCGCCTACGCCGCGGACCTGAACGAGGCCGTCGACGCGCTGCGCGCCCTCGCCGGCCCGGACGCCGAGGCCGCCAAGCGCGGCGCCTCCGACCTGGCCGAGCTGCTGCGCCGGGGCAACGCGGGCCACGCGCGCATCCCCGGCAAGCACGGAGCGGCTTCGGCCTCTTACACGGCGGTACCGGTGCTGATCTCCGACCGTCCCGGCGAGCTGGCGCGGCTGTTCGCCACGGCCGGCAGCGTCGGGGTGAACATCGAGGACGTCCGCATCGACCACTCCCAGGGCCGCGAGGCCGGTCTGGTGGAGCTGCTGGTGGACCCGGCCGTGGCCGACCGCCTGGCGGCGGACCTGGCCGCGTCGGGGTGGCGGGTCCAGTCCTGA
- the aroH gene encoding chorismate mutase gives MAVRAVRGAIQLDVDDRDHLLAGTTELVKQVMEQNGFTVDDLISMLFTATPDLHSEFPALAARELGIVDVPLMCAQEIDVAGAMPRVVRLLAHVDTLRSKHEIQHVYLGGAAALRKDIAQ, from the coding sequence ATGGCAGTGCGGGCGGTGCGAGGCGCTATCCAGCTGGACGTCGATGACCGGGACCACCTCCTGGCCGGCACCACGGAGCTGGTCAAGCAGGTGATGGAGCAGAACGGCTTCACCGTCGACGACCTGATCAGCATGCTGTTCACGGCCACCCCGGACCTGCACAGCGAGTTCCCGGCGCTGGCCGCGCGCGAGCTGGGCATCGTCGACGTGCCGTTGATGTGCGCGCAGGAGATAGACGTCGCTGGCGCCATGCCGCGCGTGGTCCGGCTGCTGGCGCACGTGGACACGCTGCGCTCCAAGCACGAGATCCAGCATGTCTACCTCGGTGGTGCTGCCGCATTGCGCAAGGACATCGCACAGTAA
- a CDS encoding helix-turn-helix transcriptional regulator: MSIDVSLPPLSPVRAPAKDAAPRRSELASFLRSRRERLDPEVLGLPTGTRRRTPGLRREEVAQLAGVGVTWYTWLEQGRQINASVQVLDAVARTLRLDPAETEHLYQLADVPAVPSVSGCRRLDPEVQEILDGLDPLPASVVNGRSDILAWNRPYALLFPFLVNLPEDKRNSLWSCFTSPKCCHPFVNRSEDLARMVANFRARYGRHVGEPAWDEFVKRLCAASPEFAELWAEHGVADGGVRVKVFRHPAIGDLNVVVTTLDVAATPETRMMVYTPNDDATRKGFELLRGDRLPQGMTYACGHSFDPPA; this comes from the coding sequence GTGAGCATAGACGTTTCCCTCCCCCCGCTGTCCCCGGTGCGGGCCCCGGCCAAGGACGCCGCGCCGCGCCGTTCGGAGCTGGCCTCGTTCCTGCGCAGCCGCCGCGAGCGGCTCGACCCGGAGGTCCTGGGCCTGCCCACCGGCACCCGGCGCCGCACCCCGGGCCTGCGCCGCGAGGAGGTCGCGCAGCTCGCCGGCGTGGGGGTGACCTGGTATACCTGGCTGGAGCAGGGCCGGCAGATCAACGCCAGCGTCCAGGTCCTGGACGCGGTGGCCCGCACGCTGCGCCTGGACCCGGCCGAGACCGAGCACCTGTACCAGCTCGCGGACGTCCCGGCGGTGCCGTCGGTGTCCGGCTGCCGGCGCCTGGACCCGGAGGTCCAGGAGATCCTGGACGGCCTGGACCCGCTGCCGGCCTCGGTGGTCAACGGCCGCAGCGACATCCTGGCCTGGAACCGTCCCTACGCGCTGCTGTTCCCGTTCCTGGTGAACCTGCCCGAGGACAAGCGGAACTCCCTGTGGTCGTGCTTCACCAGCCCCAAGTGCTGCCACCCGTTCGTGAACCGCAGCGAGGACCTGGCCCGGATGGTCGCGAACTTCCGCGCCCGCTACGGCCGGCACGTCGGCGAGCCGGCCTGGGACGAGTTCGTGAAGCGGCTGTGCGCGGCCAGCCCGGAGTTCGCCGAGCTGTGGGCCGAGCACGGCGTGGCCGACGGCGGCGTTCGGGTGAAGGTCTTCCGGCACCCGGCGATCGGCGATCTCAACGTCGTGGTCACCACCCTCGACGTGGCCGCCACCCCCGAGACCCGGATGATGGTCTACACCCCGAACGACGACGCCACCCGCAAGGGCTTCGAGCTGCTGCGCGGCGACCGCCTGCCGCAGGGCATGACCTACGCCTGCGGCCACAGCTTCGACCCTCCGGCGTAG
- a CDS encoding MFS transporter, whose translation MTKTIMSESGSGPNQMTTATAGGTATLTPPRHQRTPVAADAPAGNRRSGLILATVLVGYFMALLDGSIVNVALPSIREKLHATGASLQLVAAGYIIAYAVLLVTGARLGRILGHERLFKAGLAGFTIASLACGLAQNSGELIVFRVIQGITAAIMLPQVLSLIQQNFQGEARAKAMSAWTAVLASGIVVGQVLGGVLVTANLFGWSWRPVFLVNVPIGIVLYIAAIRSLPSVKPQNTAAGNKVDLAGVLTLSPTILALVVPLVLGHDEHWPIWGWVLLAATVPLLALFLAVERRVARRGTSPILPGRILSMSGMKPSLIVIFLVMVVYAGNLFATAIHLQGALGFSALKTGLAFAPCAASFGLVSYFWRNIPAHLVRRLSVIGLLIGAASMAAQIWMFKDGGYGGLWFYLNQMVFGFGIGIGNAPTMTLALMRVPVADAADASGTLATNAQLAQVVGIASLGTLYLTVAAGHAVHSAGHAMAYLSGAGVVVTLVAVAFSFHLYRLDKHERAATAAAAATV comes from the coding sequence GTGACCAAGACGATAATGAGCGAGTCCGGGAGCGGACCGAACCAGATGACGACCGCCACCGCCGGCGGCACCGCGACCTTAACCCCGCCAAGACACCAGCGTACGCCGGTCGCCGCGGACGCCCCGGCGGGCAACCGCCGGTCGGGGCTGATCCTGGCGACCGTGCTGGTCGGCTACTTCATGGCGCTGCTCGACGGCTCGATCGTGAACGTGGCCCTGCCCAGCATCCGCGAGAAGCTGCACGCCACCGGCGCCAGCCTGCAGTTGGTGGCCGCCGGCTACATCATCGCCTACGCGGTGCTGCTGGTGACCGGGGCCCGGCTGGGCCGCATCCTGGGCCACGAGCGGCTGTTCAAGGCCGGACTGGCCGGCTTCACCATCGCCTCGCTGGCCTGCGGCCTGGCCCAGAACAGCGGTGAGCTCATCGTCTTCCGGGTGATCCAGGGCATAACCGCGGCGATCATGCTGCCGCAGGTGCTCAGCCTGATCCAGCAGAACTTCCAGGGCGAGGCCCGGGCCAAGGCGATGAGCGCCTGGACCGCGGTGCTGGCCTCCGGGATCGTGGTCGGGCAGGTGCTCGGCGGCGTACTGGTGACCGCGAACCTGTTCGGCTGGTCCTGGCGGCCGGTGTTCCTGGTGAACGTGCCGATCGGGATCGTGCTGTACATCGCGGCGATCCGCTCGCTGCCCTCGGTGAAGCCGCAGAACACCGCGGCCGGCAACAAGGTGGACCTGGCCGGCGTGCTGACCCTGTCGCCGACCATCCTGGCCCTGGTGGTGCCGCTGGTGCTGGGCCACGACGAGCACTGGCCGATCTGGGGCTGGGTCCTGCTGGCCGCGACCGTGCCGCTGCTGGCCCTGTTCCTGGCCGTCGAGCGCCGGGTGGCGCGCCGCGGCACCTCGCCGATCCTGCCGGGCCGGATCCTGTCGATGTCCGGGATGAAGCCCTCGCTGATCGTGATCTTCCTGGTCATGGTGGTCTACGCCGGCAACCTGTTCGCCACCGCCATCCACCTGCAGGGCGCCCTGGGCTTCAGCGCGCTGAAGACCGGCCTGGCCTTCGCCCCGTGCGCGGCCTCGTTCGGCCTGGTGAGCTACTTCTGGCGCAACATCCCGGCGCACCTGGTCCGCCGGCTGTCGGTGATCGGCCTGCTGATCGGCGCGGCCAGCATGGCGGCGCAGATCTGGATGTTCAAGGACGGCGGCTACGGCGGCCTGTGGTTCTACCTGAACCAGATGGTCTTCGGCTTCGGCATCGGGATCGGCAACGCCCCGACGATGACCCTGGCCCTGATGCGGGTGCCGGTCGCCGACGCGGCCGACGCCTCCGGCACGCTGGCCACGAACGCGCAGCTGGCGCAGGTCGTCGGCATCGCCTCGCTGGGCACTCTGTACCTGACGGTGGCCGCCGGCCACGCGGTGCACTCCGCGGGCCACGCCATGGCCTACCTGTCGGGCGCCGGGGTCGTGGTGACGCTGGTGGCGGTGGCGTTCTCCTTCCACCTGTACCGGCTGGACAAGCACGAGCGGGCCGCGACGGCCGCGGCTGCCGCGACGGTCTGA
- a CDS encoding pseudouridine synthase has translation MNTPARRSQPSKSGGGRGSGSGGASRGSGGSRQAGAGSGSGGGRQPAPYGGRSPGKSSGRSGGSGGSGSSGGAEQSAPNAGGRDWRDYDPFADPNEEGVRLQKVLAQAGVGSRRVSEDLIAAGRVEVNGEIVRHQGMRVDPETAVIRVDGMRISTAEGIVHFAFNKPVGVVSAMDDPDRPNLGDYVRGRNERLFHIGRLDVDTEGLILLTNDGELAHRLAHPSYEIRKVYRAQVYGTVPKDLGRRLREGVDLEDGLARVDHFRLLDSVGRNALVEITIHEGRNRIVRRIMDAVGLPVRGLVRTKFGPISLGDQKPERMRPLNKEEVGAIYKSVGL, from the coding sequence ATGAACACCCCCGCTCGCCGTTCCCAGCCCAGCAAATCCGGTGGAGGCCGGGGCTCCGGCTCCGGCGGCGCATCCCGGGGGTCCGGCGGATCGCGGCAGGCCGGAGCGGGCTCCGGGTCCGGCGGCGGTCGTCAGCCCGCGCCCTACGGCGGGCGCTCGCCCGGCAAGTCCAGCGGTCGTTCCGGCGGTTCCGGCGGTTCGGGCAGCTCCGGCGGCGCCGAGCAGTCCGCCCCGAACGCCGGCGGCCGCGACTGGCGCGACTACGACCCCTTCGCGGACCCCAACGAAGAAGGCGTGCGCCTCCAGAAGGTCCTGGCCCAGGCCGGCGTCGGCAGCCGCCGGGTCAGCGAGGACCTGATCGCCGCCGGCCGGGTCGAGGTCAACGGCGAGATCGTGCGCCACCAGGGCATGCGCGTGGACCCCGAGACCGCCGTGATCCGCGTGGACGGCATGCGCATCTCCACCGCCGAGGGCATCGTCCACTTCGCCTTCAACAAGCCGGTCGGCGTGGTCTCCGCGATGGACGACCCGGACCGCCCCAACCTCGGCGACTACGTGCGCGGCCGCAACGAGCGCCTGTTCCACATCGGCCGCCTGGACGTCGACACCGAGGGCCTGATCCTGCTCACCAACGACGGCGAGCTCGCGCACCGGCTGGCGCACCCGTCGTACGAGATCCGCAAGGTCTACCGCGCGCAGGTCTACGGCACCGTCCCGAAGGACCTGGGCCGCCGCCTGCGCGAGGGCGTGGACCTGGAGGACGGCCTGGCGCGCGTGGACCACTTCCGCCTGCTGGACTCCGTCGGCCGCAACGCGCTCGTGGAGATCACCATCCACGAGGGCCGCAACCGCATCGTCCGCCGCATCATGGACGCGGTCGGGCTCCCGGTGCGCGGTCTGGTGCGCACCAAGTTCGGCCCGATCTCGCTCGGCGACCAGAAGCCGGAGCGCATGCGTCCTTTGAACAAGGAAGAGGTCGGCGCGATCTACAAGTCAGTCGGGCTCTAG